From the genome of Spinacia oleracea cultivar Varoflay chromosome 2, BTI_SOV_V1, whole genome shotgun sequence, one region includes:
- the LOC130466858 gene encoding uncharacterized protein, whose protein sequence is MYLYNFCMPKLGVPKYHTNVTNSSLPFREIKEMLAVRLAVIDEYNGNLVVVANVHVEPWPNDLVHHTKMMETHYKVGIDKPYSEFGEIDLPVPTLDGLTKLGETEGSYLQWPKELVLFDNEVMSFIIIHKTGP, encoded by the exons ATGTATTTATATAACTTTTGCATGCCTAAGTTAGGCGTGCCTAAGTATCACACCAACGTGACAAATTCATCACTACCATTCCGTGAAATAAAG GAAATGCTTGCCGTCCGTCTTGCCGTAATTGATGAGTACAATGGGAATTTGGTGGTTGTGGCAAATGTTCACGTGGAACCTTGGCCTAATGACTTGGTTCACCACACAAAAATGATGGAAACCCATTACAAGGTCGGTATTGATAAACCATATAGCGAGTTCGGCGAGATAGACCTTCCCGTTCCCACGCTAGATGGTCTTACCAAATTGGGGGAAACTGAGGGCAGTTATTTGCAATGGCCCAAAGAGTTGGTGTTGTTCGACAACGAGGTAATGTCCTTTATCATTATACATAAAACGGGTCCTTAA
- the LOC130466859 gene encoding uncharacterized protein, protein MMSNMPKFSSALSLPASIFSYKKDTLTSVKSRDISEFLTKDFASIKVLQVYMMYLYHEYICPLKLSHINFLCPDAISCATMKKNRLSVIDYIKDAFLNERKKDVQSKFLLAPYHEGNHWVLIVLDLVLGLAYVFDSATPPPPGTRKLEGFNCIQMAYRIYWTNLENDKRNIKSQKLRFIQMKCAQQVDAVDSGYYVMKYMHDVVTVYNEYKDNLSEGYVQREMPYSDEELEETREQWAKYFKDNYLMDAGE, encoded by the exons ATGATGTCCAACATGCCTAAATTTTCATCAGCATTATCACTTCCTGCTTCAATTTTTTCGTACAAAAAGGACACACTGACTTCTGTCAAATCTCGTGATATCTCTGAGTTTCTCACGAAGGATTTCGCCAGTATTAAAGTACTTCAAGTTTATATGAT GTACTTGTATCATGAATACATATGCCCCTTAAAGTTGTCTCATATTAACTTTTTGTGTCCCGATGCAATTTCTTGTGCCACAATGAAGAAGAATCGTTTAAGCGTTATTGACTATATAAAAGATGCTTTCTTAAATGAAAGGAAAAAGGATGTGCAGTCAAAATTCTTGTTGGCTCCCTACCATGAAGG GAATCATTGGGTTCTTATCGTCCTTGATCTTGTCCTTGGCCTAGCATACGTGTTTGATTCGGCCACTCCTCCCCCTCCCGGGACACGGAAGTTAGAAGGGTTCAATTGTATACAAAT GGCATATAGAATTTATTGGACTAATCTTGAAAATGACAAAAGGAATATTAAGTCACAAAAGTTACGATTCATACAGATGAAG tgtgctcaacaagttGATGCAGTGGATAGTGGTTATTATGTGATGAAATACATGCATGATGTTGTCACAGTATACAATGAATACAAGGATAATTTGTCTGAG gGTTATGTACAAAGAGAAATGCCATATTCTGATGAGGAGTTAGAAGAAACTCGAGAACAATGGGCAAAGTATTTTAaggacaactatttgatggatgCCGGCgaatga